A genomic region of Pyrus communis chromosome 14, drPyrComm1.1, whole genome shotgun sequence contains the following coding sequences:
- the LOC137714912 gene encoding aluminum-activated malate transporter 13-like, which yields MGSILVLKNIQDKDERHKFSIFGIISNLKNRILDQKGKQYMRKLLHSIKVGVALVLVSLLFLVDPLYEQVGENAMWAIMTVLVIFEFYAGATLGKGLNRGLGTILGGALGCLAATFAQKVGGMGKGNAVFIGSSVFIIGASVTYSRLVPSIKKRYDYGAMIFILTFNLVIVSGLRAQKVLELARDRLSTIGMGFAVCIFINLLVYPAWASDELHDSTTHKFQLLADSIEGCLENYFRQDNENMKDNQTSISSSCKAVLHSKTKDETLANFAKWEPWHGKFGLHYPWTKYLQLGELLRELATIVISLKGCLQSPKQPSSSLKQSIEESSEAVGVTLVWSLRELGESLRKMRRCNQQVVIVPKLKSMRLELSSIVSPTSKFGPIENADELAIASFVFLLTEMVEKVEELAKEIEELGEIAGFHTK from the exons ATGGGTTCGATCCTTGTACTCAAAAATATTCAAGACAAAGATGAGAGGcacaagttttcaattttcggAATTATTTCCAATCTTAAAAATAGAATACTTGATCAGAAAGGCAAGCAATATATGAGAAAGCTGCTTCACAGCATCAAGGTTGGAGTTGCCCTAGTTCTGGTTTCACTTCTCTTTCTTGTCGACCCTTTGTATGAGCAAGTTGGAGAGAATGCTATGTGGGCTATCATGACCGTCCTCGTCATTTTCGAGTTCTACGCAG GTGCCACACTTGGTAAGGGCTTAAACCGTGGATTAGGAACAATTTTAGGAGGTGCTTTGGGGTGCTTAGCTGCAACTTTTGCTCAAAAAGTTGGTGGAATGGGCAAAGGCAACGCTGTATTCATCGGTTCTTCGGTGTTTATCATCG GTGCATCTGTGACATATTCTAGATTAGTGCCAAGCATTAAGAAAAGATACGACTATGgagccatgatcttcatcctGACCTTCAATCTAGTAATCGTATCGGGTTTACGTGCCCAAAAAGTGTTGGAATTAGCTCGTGATCGTCTTTCAACGATCGGGATGGGATTTGCTGTTTGCATATTCATAAACTTGCTGGTCTACCCCGCATGGGCTAGTGATGAACTTCATGACTCTACAACTCATAAATTTCAACTCCTAGCAGACTCAATTGAAG GATGCTTGGAGAATTACTTCAGACAGGACAATGAAAATATGAAGGATAACCAGACTTCCATTTCTAGTAGTTGCAAGGCGGTGTTGCACTCCAAGACAAAGGATGAGACACTG GCAAATTTTGCGAAATGGGAACCATGGCATGGAAAGTTTGGTCTCCACTACCCATGGACAAAATACCTACAACTTGGAGAGCTTCTTCGAGAGCTAGCTACCATTGTCATTTCCCTGAAAGGCTGTCTTCAATCTCCTAAACAG CCTTCATCGAGTCTGAAGCAATCAATCGAAGAGTCTAGTGAAGCTGTTGGGGTGACACTTGTATGGAGCCTAAGAGAGCTTGGAGAGAGCCTTCGGAAGATGAGACGATGCAACCAACAGGTTGTGATAGTGCCCAAATTGAAGTCAATGAGACTAGAGCTAAGCTCGATTGTTTCTCCAACTTCCAAATTTGGACCAATAGAAAATGCTGATGAACTTGCGATTGCAAGCTTTGTCTTCTTGTTGACAGAGATGGTTGAAAAGGTGGAAGAATTGGCAAAGGAGATTGAAGAACTTGGAGAGATTGCTGGTTTTCATACTAAATAG
- the LOC137716431 gene encoding protein trichome birefringence-like 10, which yields MANNNPASPHQTEESTMTHLEFFKKLKRSNPLEPSLGILGFFLVAFFFVSCFYLDHRKVYSRILGLPSKGNGLLGFLEEGGNGCDVFDGNWVWDESYPLYESQNCSLLDEGFRCSENGRPDNFYTKWRWQPKGCTLPRFDAGKMLEKLRNRRVVFVGDSIGRNQWESLLCMLSSAVPNKTSIYEVNGNPITKHSGFLIFKFEDFNCTVEYYRAPFLVFQGHPPAGAPEKVKITLRVDQLERTSRQWRDADVLILNAGHWWSYEKTIRDGCYFQEGEEVKMNMTVETAFRRSLDTVIDWIGNEVNMSKSYVLFRTYAPVHFSGGDWNTGGGCQLENLPGLNLLSNSSESVYKTIFDLISERSNESHVRKLDLLNVTNMSLWRKDGHASLYYLGPETGPASVHHQDCSHWCLPGVPDSWNELLYALFLKRESIRA from the exons TCTTGAACCCTCTCTGGGGATTCTTGGGTTCTTCTTGGTCGCTTTTTTCTTCGTTAGCTGCTTCTACTTGGATCACCGTAAAGTTTACAGTCGGATTCTGGGGTTGCCGTCAAAGGGGAATGGACTGCTGGGATTTCTTGAGGAAGGCGGTAACGGCTGTGACGTGTTTGATGGGAATTGGGTTTGGGATGAGAGCTATCCGTTGTACGAGTCTCAGAATTGTAGCCTTTTAGATGAAGGGTTTAGATGTTCTGAGAATGGCCGGCCTGATAATTTCTACACCAAGTGGCGTTGGCAGCCCAAGGGTTGCACCTTGCCCAG ATTCGATGCAGGGAAGATGTTGGAGAAGCTTCGGAACCGGCGTGTTGTATTTGTTGGTGATTCAATTGGAAGGAACCAATGGGAGTCTCTTCTCTGTATGCTCTCCTCTGCGGTTCCTAACAAGACTTCAATCTATGAGGTGAATGGGAATCCAATCACAAAGCATTCAGGGTTCTTGATATTCAAGTTTGAGGACTTCAACTGCACTGTGGAATACTACAGAGCACCATTTCTAGTCTTTCAGGGCCACCCTCCTGCTGGCGCTCCAGAAAAGGTGAAGATAACCTTAAGGGTGGATCAACTGGAAAGGACTTCCAGGCAGTGGAGAGATGCAGATGTGCTGATTCTCAATGCGGGGCATTGGTGGAGTTATGAGAAGACCATACGAGA TGGTTGCTACTTCCAAGAAGGAGAGGAGGTGAAGATGAATATGACTGTCGAAACAGCATTTCGTAGGTCGTTAGATACTGTGATCGATTGGATTGGCAATGAAGTGAACATGAGCAAGTCTTATGTTCTCTTTCGAACTTATGCTCCCGTGCATTTCAG TGGCGGTGATTGGAATACGGGTGGTGGTTGTCAGTTGGAGAACCTACCTGGATTAAATTTGTTGTCCAATTCATCCGAAAGTGTTTACAAGACTATCTTTGATCTCATATCAGAGCGTTCAAATGAGTCACATGTTAGGAAACTGGATTTGCTCAATGTGACGAACATGTCTCTGTGGAGAAAAGATGGTCATGCCTCTCTATACTATCTAGGGCCTGAGACTGGACCAGCCTCCGTCCACCATCAAGACTGCAGCCACTGGTGCCTCCCAGGTGTGCCTGATTCATGGAACGAGCTTCTGTATGCACTCTTCCTTAAACGGGAATCCATTCGCGCATGA